A genomic segment from Aegilops tauschii subsp. strangulata cultivar AL8/78 chromosome 1, Aet v6.0, whole genome shotgun sequence encodes:
- the LOC109783093 gene encoding uncharacterized protein isoform X3: protein MNLGHAQSEETKIKISLGVRRGWSLRLQKLMVQDGCFVEWREMIADAARKGFAGGVAFQWNSHKILTEQLRQEWLEKVQQRRSMPRPTGNRRAPKTPEQRRKIAEAIAAKWLDREYRERVCSAINSYHGTSSGSKVPRKQRTPREPGAKREKKKSIQHRAVSMDDAHAKTAPVKRKKSATPYKDPMAGEKLEMITKIRAQRTALEIEKKEAIERARSLIVEAEKAANALEPVAAKIPFAQASLIEARKLVTEARMSLEGVDDNDGPAESSSDDTLDDSGVSELHKLENQNDPIKQENKSVNGMKLPPRTVNGMDFYFDVSALGEKEQLSMFQRIENSMERAYLLPSAFSTAQDVNGNLGTNDLYISEQVVNNDQIDRIAADTTEFISAEPLENVSSPANKSKMRWVRGRLVEGEE, encoded by the exons TGAAGAGACCAAAATTAAGATATCATTGGGAGTGAGGCGTGGGTGGAGCTTGCGTCTACAGAAGCTAATGGTTCAGGATGGCTGCTTTGTGGAGTGGCGGGAAATGATAGCAGATGCAGCTAGGAAGGGCTTTGCTGGTGGAGTTGCCTTCCAATGGAATTCACATAAAATATTGACTGAGCAACTGCGGCAGGAATGGTTGGAGAAAGTCCAGCAAAGAAGATCAATGCCTAGGCCGACAGGTAATAGAAGAGCGCCAAAAACTCCAGAGCAGAGGAGAAAAATTGCAGAAGCCATTGCTGCGAAGTGGTTGGATCGA GAATACCGTGAACGTGTTTGCAGTGCAATTAATAGCTATCATGGAACATCTTCTGGATCTAAAGTACCGCGTAAACAAAGAACTCCGAGAGAACCAGGTGCAAAGCGTGAAAAAAAGAAATCTATTCAACACAGAGCTGTCAGCATGGACGATGCACATGCAAAAACTGCTCCGGTTAAGAGAAAGAAAAGTGCAACTCCTTACAAAGATCCTATGGCAGGTGAGAAACTAGAGATGATAACGAAGATTCGAGCCCAAAGGACAGCACTGGAAATAGAGAAGAAAGAGGCTATTGAAAGAGCCAG GTCACTCATTGTAGAAGCCGAGAAAGCTGCAAATGCTCTTGAGCCTGTTGCAGCGAAAATTCCATTTGCTCAAGCATCACTTATAGAAGCTAGAAAGCTTGTTACAGAGGCAAGAATGTCACTCGAAGGTGTTGATGATAATGATGGGCCAGCAGAAAGTTCTTCTGATGATACATTGGATGACTCAGGTGTATCGGAACTGCACAAGTTGGAGAATCAAAATGACCCTATTAAACAAGAGAATAAATCTGTAAATGGAATGAAGTTACCTCCAAGGACTGTTAATGGCATGGATTTCTATTTTGATGTGTCTGCACTAGGTGAAAAGGAACAACTCAGTATGTTTCAGAGGATAGAGAACTCCATGGAAAGAGCTTATTTGCTTCCTTCAGCTTTTTCAACAGCTCAAGATGTGAACGGAAATCTTGGAACAAATGATCTATATATCAGTGAGCAAGTGGTCAATAACGACCAGATCGACCGGATTGCAGCAGATACAACAGAATTTATTTCAGCAGAGCCACTAGAGAATGTGTCCTCACCTGCTAATAAGTCTAAGATGAGATGGGTACGTGGAAGACTAGTTGAAGGAGAAGAATAA